A stretch of the Streptomyces ortus genome encodes the following:
- a CDS encoding eCIS core domain-containing protein has product MRAQEAQAEKAGGDQVRVRPTTTDRGPTADRILELQRAAGNAAVTQAVQRGQHQHSDGCGHTPDEQRAMVDQVVKSPGSRMSGSLLKETASWFGGEDFSGVKLHTDTVALQSARAIGARAYTAGDNVVWDGKDKPTLIHELQHVKDQRRGAVPGTDNGSGMKVSSQGDWGEKRAEAIEARARSGAPPVQRAADPENATEEPGTGRASGGHAVQRATWTFNGSTRTHHALGQDSGTWFDSNGQTRTTAELGVDSTSLRHGDKYDDVTRQLHSSGAVDVTRRGTIADHRFPQRENRTRKAVVEAQEKMAAALALLSSSGGTPSGLLLQALKSAFPLFQTATPQQIGELLPRISEVLRRVQVGLNSQGAQIALVGQPSMFDTSAKGATAAGAAGWVDPSAKDYMTRLNPDHMKSEELPSMDSGRSGAINLREEGEVAWYVIHEATHRFAGTLDYQYSSYDHELSEDAAQAGLATVLDPATAATHDAAMLGRRVARDPGTYTGDNETQRPKRQENWYAMGRRALMNADSYAHFVMTATGSPIPRS; this is encoded by the coding sequence ATGCGCGCGCAGGAAGCCCAGGCCGAGAAGGCCGGTGGTGATCAGGTCAGGGTCCGTCCGACGACGACGGACCGCGGCCCCACCGCGGACCGGATCCTGGAGCTGCAGCGCGCGGCGGGCAACGCGGCGGTGACCCAGGCCGTGCAGCGCGGGCAGCACCAGCACAGCGACGGCTGCGGGCACACCCCGGACGAACAGCGCGCGATGGTCGACCAGGTGGTGAAGTCCCCGGGCAGCCGGATGAGCGGCTCGCTGCTCAAGGAGACGGCGAGCTGGTTCGGCGGCGAGGACTTCAGCGGCGTGAAGCTGCACACGGACACGGTCGCCCTGCAGTCCGCCAGGGCGATCGGTGCCCGCGCGTACACCGCGGGCGACAACGTCGTCTGGGACGGCAAGGACAAGCCGACCCTCATCCACGAGCTTCAGCACGTCAAGGACCAGCGCAGGGGTGCCGTCCCCGGTACCGACAACGGCTCGGGCATGAAGGTCTCCAGCCAGGGCGACTGGGGCGAGAAGCGGGCCGAGGCGATCGAGGCGCGGGCGAGGAGCGGGGCGCCGCCGGTGCAGCGCGCGGCCGATCCCGAGAACGCCACCGAGGAGCCCGGTACGGGGCGCGCCTCGGGCGGGCACGCCGTCCAGCGCGCCACCTGGACGTTCAACGGCAGCACCCGGACGCACCACGCCCTGGGGCAGGACTCGGGCACGTGGTTCGACAGCAACGGCCAGACCAGGACCACCGCCGAACTGGGGGTCGACTCCACCTCCCTGCGGCACGGCGACAAGTACGACGACGTCACCCGGCAACTGCACAGCAGCGGCGCCGTCGACGTCACCAGGCGCGGGACCATCGCCGACCACCGGTTCCCGCAGCGCGAGAACAGGACCCGCAAGGCGGTGGTCGAGGCGCAGGAGAAGATGGCCGCCGCGCTGGCCCTGCTGAGCTCGTCCGGCGGCACGCCGAGCGGCCTGCTGCTGCAGGCGCTGAAGTCCGCGTTCCCGCTGTTCCAGACGGCGACCCCGCAGCAGATCGGCGAGCTCCTGCCGCGTATCTCCGAGGTGCTGCGACGGGTACAGGTGGGCCTGAACTCCCAGGGCGCGCAGATCGCGCTGGTCGGACAGCCGTCGATGTTCGACACGAGTGCCAAGGGGGCGACCGCGGCCGGCGCGGCCGGCTGGGTCGACCCGAGCGCCAAGGACTACATGACCCGGCTGAACCCGGACCACATGAAGAGCGAAGAGCTGCCGTCCATGGACTCGGGGCGCAGCGGCGCGATCAACCTGCGGGAGGAGGGCGAGGTCGCCTGGTACGTCATCCACGAGGCCACGCACCGCTTCGCCGGAACGCTGGACTACCAGTACAGCTCCTACGACCACGAGTTGTCGGAGGACGCCGCGCAGGCGGGCCTGGCGACGGTCCTGGACCCGGCCACCGCCGCCACGCACGACGCCGCGATGCTCGGCAGGCGGGTCGCCCGCGACCCGGGCACCTACACGGGCGACAACGAGACACAGCGTCCGAAGCGGCAGGAGAACTGGTACGCCATGGGCCGGCGCGCGCTGATGAACGCCGACTCCTACGCGCACTTCGTGATGACGGCGACCGGCTCGCCGATCCCCAGGAGCTGA
- a CDS encoding RICIN domain-containing protein: MSLWTSLEPASATVDPGGSTTVRLRLRNTGDVVDEYRFEAVGPLAPWARVEPQVLRLYPGTTGSVDIAFAPPRTPDATAGPNPYAVRITPTEHPEATTVPEGNLTITPFTEVRAELVPPTVKGRFRGRPKLAVDNLGNTKLTASVSGSDNGDQLSYDIHPSNVQIEPGRAAFVKATLKPRQISWFGSKESRPYTLAVQRSGVGPLDVEGTYIQRSFLPRWLATFLGVFMALALTFVLLWIAYKPQVRSAATEKLQEAGISTLAPSPSPTPEAPKAPSVEPVASEPAAPTATGDSGGGAGGGGGNPKPKPKPKPVVPATEILLRNTTTKMCADLPGREKGKATGRVQQATCTENPDEDNQLFDLEVREPKGGPGGAALFVIRNVKDQLCVDLPNAGAQPVTTGVYESPCDGTTADNDLWWIDKQESGAYWIRNFASNNKCLDVAGFSTGGVDTNLTLYHCSNTDDQEWLIIHPSRD, translated from the coding sequence GTGAGCCTTTGGACTTCTCTGGAGCCCGCCTCCGCGACCGTGGACCCGGGTGGCAGTACGACGGTGCGGTTGCGTCTGCGTAATACGGGTGACGTGGTGGACGAGTACCGCTTCGAGGCGGTGGGTCCGCTGGCGCCGTGGGCGAGGGTGGAGCCGCAGGTGTTGCGGTTGTATCCGGGGACGACGGGTTCGGTGGACATCGCGTTCGCGCCGCCGCGTACGCCGGATGCGACGGCGGGGCCGAATCCGTACGCGGTGCGGATCACGCCGACGGAGCACCCGGAGGCGACGACCGTCCCGGAGGGCAACCTCACCATCACCCCGTTCACGGAGGTGCGGGCGGAGCTGGTGCCGCCAACCGTGAAGGGCCGTTTTCGTGGCCGCCCCAAGCTGGCGGTCGACAATCTGGGCAATACGAAGCTGACGGCGTCGGTGAGCGGCAGCGACAACGGTGACCAGCTGTCGTACGACATCCACCCGTCGAACGTACAGATCGAGCCGGGCCGGGCGGCGTTCGTGAAGGCAACGCTCAAACCCCGCCAGATCAGTTGGTTCGGGTCGAAGGAGTCCCGCCCCTACACGCTCGCCGTGCAGCGGTCCGGCGTGGGCCCGCTGGACGTCGAAGGCACGTACATCCAGCGAAGCTTCCTGCCGCGCTGGCTCGCCACCTTCCTCGGCGTCTTCATGGCGCTCGCCCTCACGTTCGTCCTGCTGTGGATCGCCTACAAGCCGCAGGTGCGCAGCGCCGCCACGGAGAAGCTGCAGGAGGCCGGCATCAGCACGCTGGCTCCCTCCCCCTCGCCGACCCCCGAGGCGCCGAAGGCCCCGTCCGTCGAGCCGGTGGCCTCCGAGCCCGCCGCTCCGACGGCGACCGGCGACAGCGGCGGCGGCGCCGGCGGAGGCGGGGGGAACCCGAAACCGAAGCCGAAGCCGAAGCCGGTCGTACCCGCGACCGAGATCCTCCTGCGGAACACCACCACCAAGATGTGCGCCGACCTCCCGGGCCGTGAGAAGGGCAAGGCGACCGGCCGCGTACAGCAGGCCACCTGCACCGAGAACCCGGACGAGGACAACCAGCTCTTCGACCTGGAGGTGCGCGAGCCGAAGGGCGGCCCCGGCGGTGCCGCCCTCTTCGTGATCCGCAACGTCAAGGACCAGCTCTGCGTGGACCTGCCGAACGCCGGCGCGCAGCCCGTGACGACGGGGGTGTACGAGTCCCCGTGCGACGGCACCACGGCCGACAACGACCTGTGGTGGATCGACAAGCAGGAGAGCGGCGCCTACTGGATCCGCAACTTCGCCAGCAACAACAAGTGCCTGGACGTCGCCGGGTTCAGCACCGGGGGCGTGGACACGAACCTGACGCTGTATCACTGCTCCAACACCGATGACCAGGAGTGGCTGATCATCCACCCATCCAGGGACTGA
- a CDS encoding hydrolase codes for MSLWTSLEPASATVDPGGSTTVRLRLRNTGDVVDEYRFEAVGPLAPWARVEPQVLRLYPGTTGSVDIAFAPPRTPDATAGPNPYAVRITPTEHPEATTVPEGNLTITPFTEVRAELVPPTVKGRFRGRPKLAVDNLGNTKLTASVSGSDNGDQLSYDIHPSNVQIEPGRAAFVKTTLKPKQIIWFGSKESRPYTLAVQRSGVDPLGIEGTYVQKGFLPRWLATFLGVFMALAITFVMLWIAYKPQVRSAATEKLQEAGISTLPPSPTASPPIPSAPTAAPSTTPPAAPTQAAGGAGAAAGAGGGGGSKDKETKSPERTAATAVQELATDEPDKKHICYRAFVKGKGWTEAACDGETAGTVGKNTPLKSLNIAVSGTKGTASAAFVHDPESTNGRGHYIAPWSGAADGIDNYIGSTKKDAPNLLGFTINVGDGAGAVCQNAHVHDAAWLGLGCDKPGEGEGYIFGGSLENARWLEAVKFTV; via the coding sequence GTGAGCCTTTGGACTTCCTTGGAGCCCGCCTCCGCGACCGTGGACCCGGGTGGCAGTACGACGGTGCGGCTGCGTCTGCGTAATACGGGTGACGTGGTGGACGAGTACCGCTTCGAGGCGGTGGGTCCGCTGGCGCCGTGGGCGAGGGTGGAGCCGCAGGTGTTGCGGTTGTATCCGGGGACGACGGGTTCGGTGGACATCGCGTTCGCGCCGCCGCGTACGCCGGATGCGACGGCGGGGCCGAATCCGTACGCGGTGCGGATCACGCCGACCGAGCACCCGGAGGCGACCACCGTCCCGGAGGGGAATCTCACCATCACCCCGTTCACGGAGGTGCGGGCGGAGTTGGTGCCGCCAACCGTGAAGGGGCGCTTCCGTGGCCGCCCCAAGCTGGCCGTGGACAATCTGGGCAATACGAAGCTGACGGCGTCGGTGAGCGGCAGCGACAACGGTGACCAGCTGTCGTACGACATCCACCCGTCGAACGTACAGATCGAACCGGGCCGGGCGGCGTTCGTGAAGACGACGCTGAAGCCGAAGCAGATCATCTGGTTCGGCTCGAAGGAGTCCCGGCCCTACACCCTCGCCGTGCAGCGCTCGGGTGTCGACCCGCTGGGCATCGAGGGCACGTACGTCCAGAAGGGTTTCCTGCCGCGCTGGCTCGCCACCTTCCTCGGGGTGTTCATGGCGCTCGCGATCACCTTCGTGATGCTGTGGATCGCCTACAAGCCGCAGGTGCGCAGCGCTGCTACGGAGAAGCTCCAGGAAGCCGGCATCAGCACGCTGCCGCCCAGCCCCACGGCGTCCCCTCCCATACCGAGCGCTCCCACCGCCGCCCCCTCGACGACCCCGCCCGCCGCGCCGACGCAGGCCGCGGGCGGAGCCGGAGCCGCGGCGGGGGCCGGCGGAGGCGGCGGTTCCAAGGACAAGGAGACCAAGTCCCCGGAGCGGACCGCGGCGACCGCCGTCCAGGAACTGGCCACGGACGAGCCGGACAAGAAGCACATCTGCTACCGGGCCTTCGTCAAGGGCAAGGGCTGGACGGAAGCGGCTTGCGACGGCGAGACGGCCGGTACGGTGGGCAAGAACACGCCCCTCAAGAGCCTCAACATCGCCGTGTCGGGGACCAAGGGGACGGCGAGCGCGGCGTTCGTCCACGACCCGGAGTCGACCAACGGGCGGGGGCACTACATCGCGCCCTGGTCGGGGGCGGCGGACGGCATCGACAACTACATCGGCAGTACGAAGAAGGACGCGCCGAATCTCCTGGGATTCACCATCAACGTCGGCGACGGGGCCGGGGCCGTCTGCCAGAACGCGCATGTGCACGACGCGGCGTGGCTGGGCCTCGGCTGCGACAAGCCGGGTGAGGGCGAGGGATACATCTTCGGCGGTTCGCTGGAGAACGCCCGCTGGCTGGAAGCGGTCAAGTTCACGGTGTGA